A genomic stretch from Podospora pseudoanserina strain CBS 124.78 chromosome 3, whole genome shotgun sequence includes:
- a CDS encoding hypothetical protein (EggNog:ENOG503Q161) yields MMVPTVALVCMEVSCQHVLCVHCPVEKCWVRGCREPEPYDAKFNSQLPSESHGTQALAQYMSESPESTSASENVSPSASTATYKTFSPRTPSYPSSSGFPSPISRGSSTTTPLTDHEDIGNSEWEDDSDPLETYDPWDILPPSQMWTQLLETNTNSVFLAALERGYEGWKREYQNSASESGSSAGAEPDKRDESQKQRSGATGSSRKRLHSELDDDSGDENPEERRRCGPRPKPTPSDADSPSRLLACPFWKEDSSHWKECFRYKLKRIRDVKQHLRRSHCRSYCVRCGAEFENAGELDLHYKRDQPCDKVVFQAKWLSELQQKALRENRANPKLSLESQWYTIWDIVFPETPISEDLSSFLEFFNQRGSDIIRETGESLGFHLGVMQERQLLQTFVARIYDRWASPRGHTQRTAAPSPLQENPQLLQTVSEPDLAWAPLSSTDTQEYSTSALMDLTADTTTQQDQQTAPEASFTTSNHIEAVQSYHSLDPITTAAIESSVLWSNLPDYTGVVPNTSDNIMVQSDSTPLIQANNAPVYIEEPTSLLHYDRDGDLFSIDDSTADQTSRFSEGISRHERTTTAPFEDSLDLLNTEFDLLQAASLDNFLWEHNMNLDEGGGSS; encoded by the coding sequence TACACAAGCTTTGGCCCAGTATATGAGCGAGTCACCCGAATCAACCTCGGCTTCTGAAAATGTCTCCCCATCAGCTTCAACAGCCACATATAAGACGTTTAGCCCACGCACTCCATCTTATCCTTCGTCAAGTGGGTTCCCTTCGCCAATATCTAGAGGCAGCTCGACAACGACTCCGTTGACCGACCACGAGGACATAGGAAACTCGGAGTGGGAAGATGATTCAGATCCCCTTGAGACCTACGATCCCTGGGATATCCTTCCACCCTCTCAGATGTGGACTCAGCTGTTGGAGACAAACACCAATAGTGTATTTTTGGCCGCTCTTGAGCGGGGTTATGaggggtggaaaagagaatACCAAAACTCTGCAAGTGAGTCAGGGTCTAGTGCAGGGGCGGAGCCGGACAAACGAGATGAAAGCCAGAAGCAACGAAGTGGCGCAACAGGGTCATCAAGAAAACGGCTACACTCAGAGCTCGACGATGATTCTGGCGATGAAAACCCGGAAGAGCGGCGTAGATGTGGTCCTCGCCCCAAACCGACACCATCAGATGCAGATTCGCCGAGCCGTTTGCTGGCGTGTCCTTTCTGGAAAGAGGATTCCAGTCATTGGAAAGAATGTTTTCGGTACAAGCTAAAGAGAATTCGGGACGTCAAACAACATTTGAGGAGAAGCCATTGCAGAAGTTACTGTGTTCGGTGTGGCGCGGAGTTTGAAAATGCCGGGGAATTGGACCTACACTATAAACGGGATCAACCATGCGACAAGGTTGTCTTTCAGGCCAAGTGGCTATCTGAGCTACAGCAGAAGGCGCTCAGGGAAAATAGAGCAAACCCAAAGCTCTCCCTTGAGAGCCAGTGGTATACAATCTGGGACATTGTTTTTCCAGAAACACCGATATCAGAGGACCTCAGCTCGTTTCTGGAATTTTTCAACCAGCGAGGTTCAGACATTATTCGAGAGACAGGAGAGAGTCTCGGATTCCATCTGGGGGTGATGCAAGAAAGACAACTCCTTCAAACATTCGTCGCCAGAATCTATGACCGTTGGGCTTCTCCAAGAGGACACACTCAGCGCACCGCTGCGCCTTCGCCCTTACAGGAGAACCCACAGCTTCTTCAAACTGTCTCTGAGCCTGACCTTGCGTGGGCACCACTAAGCAGTACGGATACGCAGGAATACAGCACTTCGGCCTTGATGGACCTGACGGCCGACACAACCACGCAGCAGGATCAACAGACTGCGCCTGAGGCTTCTTTCACCACTTCTAACCACATAGAAGCCGTTCAGAGTTATCACTCACTTGATCCTATTACCACCGCCGCGATTGAGTCAAGTGTTCTATGGTCAAACTTACCGGACTATACGGGCGTGGTTCCAAACACATCAGACAACATTATGGTCCAATCTGACAGTACGCCGCTGATTCAGGCCAACAACGCACCTGTCTACATAGAGGAGCCAACATCTCTTCTTCACTACGATCGCGATGGTGATCTGTTCAGCATCGACGATTCAACTGCAGACCAGACTAGTCGTTTCTCGGAAGGGATATCGAGGCATGAAAGAACAACGACAGCGCCATTTGAGGACAGCCTCGACTTGCTTAACACTGAATTTGACCTCCTGCAAGCAGCATCCCTGGACAACTTTCTTTGGGAACACAACATGAACCTtgacgagggggggggaagctCGTAG
- a CDS encoding hypothetical protein (EggNog:ENOG503P3IQ; COG:S) has protein sequence MSLIAARTRAQRKQLAGSASGTEIHLAGETETPAPPLPSQPAAKPNITALPTKPPISLTRLPRDDHNLLLKKQHFLQKYAITVPRTLKRNAPHAVSATLVFAQQEAGTAVCIHPSGLLLTCAHCVAGDETELDLEKVHWLLFASGRAVSAKCLAWDSQRDLALLQVTAASATVPGDLPEGVSFPSVTLADGAPQLGAGLVCIGHPGSEDLEASEAGVSTGYDVLHLSSGSFCGYAEGQDVQDNSEIGALQHDCWTYWGHSGAPLLDARTGKLVGMHSSWDDETGMRRGVALEAIKMFLKARV, from the coding sequence ATGAGTCTCATTGCTGCCCGCACTCGGGCTCAAAGAAAGCAGCTCGCCGGCAGCGCAAGCGGCACAGAAATCCATCTCGCTGGTGAGACAGAAACACCAGCCCCACCACTGCCATCCCAACCCGCAGCAAAGCCCAACATCAcagccctccccaccaaaccaccaatCAGCCTGACGCGTCTACCACGCGAcgaccacaacctcctcctcaaaaagcAACACTTTCTCCAAAAATACGCGATCACCGTCCCCAGAACCCTCAAGCGGAATGCGCCCCACGCCGTCTCAGCAACACTCGTCTTTGCCCAGCAAGAGGCCGGCACAGCCGTGTGTATTCACCCCTCGGGCCTCCTACTAACATGTGCACACTGCGTAGCGGGGGACGAGACTGAGTTGGATCTGGAAAAGGTCCACTGGCTTCTCTTCGCGTCTGGCAGGGCTGTGTCTGCCAAGTGTCTGGCGTGGGATTCGCAGAGGGACCTTGCGCTGTTGCAGGTCACCGCGGCTTCAGCAACAGTGCCTGGGGATCTCCCAGAAGGCGTTTCTTTCCCATCAGTGACACTAGCAGATGGGGCACCCCAGCTCGGGGCAGGCTTGGTCTGTATTGGCCACCCTGGCAGTGAAGACCTCGAAGCCAGTGAGGCGGGAGTATCGACGGGGTATGATGTGCTGCATCTTAGCAGCGGGTCATTCTGCGGGTATGCCGAGGGACAGGATGTGCAGGACAACTCTGAGATTGGGGCGTTGCAGCATGATTGTTGGACGTATTGGGGCCACAGCGGCGCTCCGTTGTTGGACGCCAGGACGGGGAAGCTTGTTGGGATGCACTCTTCTTGGGATGATGAGACTGgtatgaggaggggggttgcgcTGGAGGCGATCAAGATGTTTTTGAAGGCACGTGTTTGA